A genome region from Apus apus isolate bApuApu2 chromosome 2, bApuApu2.pri.cur, whole genome shotgun sequence includes the following:
- the TRIM55 gene encoding tripartite motif-containing protein 55 isoform X2, with protein MPLEKLGMSTSLSYKSFSKEQQTMDNLEKQLICPICLEMFTKPVVILPCQHNLCRKCASDIFQASNPYLPTRGGTTVASGGRFRCPSCRHEVVLDRHGVYGLQRNLLVENIIDIYKQESTRPERKCDQPMCEEHEDERINIYCLNCEMPTCSLCKVFGAHKDCQVAPLTNVYQRQKSELSDGIAVLVGSNDRVQGIVTQLEETCKTVEESCRRQKEQLCEKFDYLYSVLEERKNEMTQIITRTQEEKLEHVRSLMKKYADHLEAVSKLVESGIQFMEEPEMAVFLQNAKTLLQKITEASKGFQMEKIEDGYENMNQFTVNLSREEKIIREIDFDKEEDGEEEEEETVDGEDLDEVHTESSGEEEDEEVEEEGAEIASQPSWQDPEPQSTAGEPPAEPAPVPLATTPAGLDEVVTPSGSQQTPESDTQVPATAESIDPLFYPSWYKAQSRPSSSPSSAPESGVGKVGPPVSLETSAKKAEAPAAAATEESAPGSGKESNATAATSKELAFCISLLAFLIILHHLWNLIQYMICTFMGWF; from the exons ATGCCCCTGGAAAAGCTAGGGATGAGCACCTCCCTGAGCTACAAGTCCTTCTCCAAAGAGCAGCAAACCATGGACAACCTGGAGAAACAGCTGATTTGCCCCATCTGCCTGGAGATGTTCACCAAACCGGTGGTCATCCTGCCCTGTCAGCACAACCTCTGTCGGAAATGTGCCAGCGACATTTTCCAG GCCTCCAACCCCTACCTGCCGACCAGGGGAGGCACGACTGTGGCATCGGGAGGCCGCTTTCGCTGTCCCTCCTGCAGGCACGAGGTGGTCCTCGACCGGCACGGTGTCTACGGGCTGCAGAGGAACCTGCTGGTGGAGAACATCATCGACATCTACAAGCAGGAGTCCACAAG ACCGGAAAGGAAGTGTGACCAGCCAATGTGCGAAGAGCACGAAGATGAGAGAATTAACATCTATTGTTTGAATTGTGAAATGCCCACTTGCTCCTTGTGCAAAGTCTTTGGTGCCCACAAGGACTGTCAAGTCGCTCCTCTCACAAATGTTTACCAGCGGCAGAAG TCCGAGCTGAGCGATGGCATTGCAGTCCTGGTGGGGAGCAATGACAGAGTGCAAGGGATAGTCAcacagctggaagagacctGCAAGACTGTTGAG gaaagctgcagacGACAGAAAGAGCAGCTGTGTGAAAAATTTGATTATCTCTATTCTGtactggaagaaagaaaaaatgagatgACACAAATAATCACTAGAACCCAAGAGGAGAAACTGGAACATGTCCGCTCCCTGATGAAGAAGTATGCCGATCATTTGGAAGCTGTGTCAAAGCTGGTTGAATCAGGAATCCAGTTCATGGAAGAACCAGAAATGGCCGTGTTTTTGCAG aatgcCAAAACATTGCTACAAAA AATTACTGAAGCATCTAAAggatttcaaatggaaaaaatagagGATGGGTATGAAAATATGAACCAATTCACAGTGAACCTCAGTAGAGAAGAAAAGATAATACGAGAAATTGATTTTGACAAAg AAGAGgatggagaagaagaagaggaggagacagTGGATGGTGAAGACTTAGATGAAGTCCACACAGAGTCATCAGGTGAGGAGGAGGAcgaagaggtggaggaggaaggggctgagATAGCATCACAACCATCTTGGCAGGACCCAGAACCgcagagcacagctggagagCCCCCAGCTgaacctgctccagtgccacTGGCCACCACCCCAGCTGGTCTG GATGAGGTTGTGACACCAAGTGGTTCTCAACAGACCCCAGAGTCTGACACTCAAGTGCCGGCCACAGCAGAATCCATCGATCCCTTGTTTTACCCTAGCTGGTATAAGGCTCAGTCGCGGCCATCAAGCAGTCCGAGCTCAGCCCCGGAGAGTGGGGTGGGAAAAGTAGGGCCTCCTGTTTCTCTGGAAACAAGCGCAAAGAAGGCAGAAGCCCCAGCAGCGGCAGCAACCGAGGAGAGCGCCCCAGGGAGTGGTAAGGAGAGTAATGCCACTGCAGCCACCTCCAAG
- the TRIM55 gene encoding tripartite motif-containing protein 55 isoform X1, giving the protein MPLEKLGMSTSLSYKSFSKEQQTMDNLEKQLICPICLEMFTKPVVILPCQHNLCRKCASDIFQASNPYLPTRGGTTVASGGRFRCPSCRHEVVLDRHGVYGLQRNLLVENIIDIYKQESTRPERKCDQPMCEEHEDERINIYCLNCEMPTCSLCKVFGAHKDCQVAPLTNVYQRQKSELSDGIAVLVGSNDRVQGIVTQLEETCKTVEESCRRQKEQLCEKFDYLYSVLEERKNEMTQIITRTQEEKLEHVRSLMKKYADHLEAVSKLVESGIQFMEEPEMAVFLQNAKTLLQKITEASKGFQMEKIEDGYENMNQFTVNLSREEKIIREIDFDKEEDGEEEEEETVDGEDLDEVHTESSGEEEDEEVEEEGAEIASQPSWQDPEPQSTAGEPPAEPAPVPLATTPAGLDEVVTPSGSQQTPESDTQVPATAESIDPLFYPSWYKAQSRPSSSPSSAPESGVGKVGPPVSLETSAKKAEAPAAAATEESAPGSGKESNATAATSKAGSEPSPQGRVGETPVSNERSDEPARHVFSFSWLNSLSE; this is encoded by the exons ATGCCCCTGGAAAAGCTAGGGATGAGCACCTCCCTGAGCTACAAGTCCTTCTCCAAAGAGCAGCAAACCATGGACAACCTGGAGAAACAGCTGATTTGCCCCATCTGCCTGGAGATGTTCACCAAACCGGTGGTCATCCTGCCCTGTCAGCACAACCTCTGTCGGAAATGTGCCAGCGACATTTTCCAG GCCTCCAACCCCTACCTGCCGACCAGGGGAGGCACGACTGTGGCATCGGGAGGCCGCTTTCGCTGTCCCTCCTGCAGGCACGAGGTGGTCCTCGACCGGCACGGTGTCTACGGGCTGCAGAGGAACCTGCTGGTGGAGAACATCATCGACATCTACAAGCAGGAGTCCACAAG ACCGGAAAGGAAGTGTGACCAGCCAATGTGCGAAGAGCACGAAGATGAGAGAATTAACATCTATTGTTTGAATTGTGAAATGCCCACTTGCTCCTTGTGCAAAGTCTTTGGTGCCCACAAGGACTGTCAAGTCGCTCCTCTCACAAATGTTTACCAGCGGCAGAAG TCCGAGCTGAGCGATGGCATTGCAGTCCTGGTGGGGAGCAATGACAGAGTGCAAGGGATAGTCAcacagctggaagagacctGCAAGACTGTTGAG gaaagctgcagacGACAGAAAGAGCAGCTGTGTGAAAAATTTGATTATCTCTATTCTGtactggaagaaagaaaaaatgagatgACACAAATAATCACTAGAACCCAAGAGGAGAAACTGGAACATGTCCGCTCCCTGATGAAGAAGTATGCCGATCATTTGGAAGCTGTGTCAAAGCTGGTTGAATCAGGAATCCAGTTCATGGAAGAACCAGAAATGGCCGTGTTTTTGCAG aatgcCAAAACATTGCTACAAAA AATTACTGAAGCATCTAAAggatttcaaatggaaaaaatagagGATGGGTATGAAAATATGAACCAATTCACAGTGAACCTCAGTAGAGAAGAAAAGATAATACGAGAAATTGATTTTGACAAAg AAGAGgatggagaagaagaagaggaggagacagTGGATGGTGAAGACTTAGATGAAGTCCACACAGAGTCATCAGGTGAGGAGGAGGAcgaagaggtggaggaggaaggggctgagATAGCATCACAACCATCTTGGCAGGACCCAGAACCgcagagcacagctggagagCCCCCAGCTgaacctgctccagtgccacTGGCCACCACCCCAGCTGGTCTG GATGAGGTTGTGACACCAAGTGGTTCTCAACAGACCCCAGAGTCTGACACTCAAGTGCCGGCCACAGCAGAATCCATCGATCCCTTGTTTTACCCTAGCTGGTATAAGGCTCAGTCGCGGCCATCAAGCAGTCCGAGCTCAGCCCCGGAGAGTGGGGTGGGAAAAGTAGGGCCTCCTGTTTCTCTGGAAACAAGCGCAAAGAAGGCAGAAGCCCCAGCAGCGGCAGCAACCGAGGAGAGCGCCCCAGGGAGTGGTAAGGAGAGTAATGCCACTGCAGCCACCTCCAAG